ACAGCGAGTTCCAGCCGGGGGGAGAGCTGTTCCGGCGGCTCGACGGAAGCACCCCGTTCCGGAGGGCGGAGCACGCCCGGACCGTCCGGGGCCGCTCGTGGGCGATCCACGACGGGATCCTCGGGGAGCCGTGGGAGAGCCCCAAGATGTACAAGACCATCGGGGTCGACGCGGGGGTCTCCACCTTCACGGGAGACGGGTATTGAAAGGTTGGCCCCTCCTTCCGGCGGCCCTCGCGCTATTCCTGCTGTTCCCGGATCGCCCCGCGGCATCGCAGGAAACCGAGGGACGCCCCCAGATCTTCTTCGAGAAAAAGGTCTATTCCGACACCGCCGGGGGGAAGCGCAGCTTCTTCGAGACGCACGTCGTCGAGAAGGGGGAGTCGCTCTGGAAGATCCTCGGACGGTCGCTCCCCCTCACTCCGGAACGTTACGCGGAGCGGCTCAAGGAGTTCCGGCGGGCGAACCCGCAGATCGCCGACCCGTCCCGCCTCACGCCGGGGCAGAGGATCCTCGTCCCGGCGCCGGACCGGGAAGAGATTGCCCCGCGGGAAGGAACGGTCCCCTACGAAGTGAGGAAGGGCGATTCCCTGTCCCGGATCTTCGCCTCCCGCGGGGTTCCGGGCAGCCGGCTGAAGGATTACCTCGAGGCCACCCGGGAGCTCAACCGTTCCGTCGACAACGTGGACCTCATCTACGCGGGGAAGACGCTGCGGCTTCCCACCGAGGAATATTTTGCGGAAGCGGCTACGCCCCCGTCCCCCGATGCCGGGACGGCGTCCGCTCCGCTGACCCGGGACGTCGCCTCCGCGCAGGAACAGGACGCGCAGGCGGCCGGGAAGCCGCCGGCCGAGCTGCTCGCCCCGCAGGCTTCCCCGCCGGAAGTTTCCGTCCTCGGGACCGGCAAGGGGGAAAAGGCGCCGGAAGCGGAAACCGCGGCGCCGCCCGCGACCTCCCCGTACCGCGGCCTGCTTTCGGACGTCTTCGACGCGCTCGGCGAGGCGTGGATGGACAAGGGGACGATGTTCCTTCCCCTCCCCTCCGGGGAGGAGCTTGTGCTCCTGCTGCCGGACTTCCCCCTGGTGAAGTTCCAGGGCGGGGAAGCGGCGCTTATCGATTTCCGGGGCGGGCTGCCGGCGCGCGTCCGGGACGCCATCACGGAGAACTGGAAATACATACAGGTCGTCTCCCTCGAAGGGGCCCGGGGAGCGGGGGAGGCGATCGACCGGATCCTGCGGGTGTCCGGGTACCATTCCGTGAAGGATGGGCTCTCCCGCCCGCTGGTGATCGGCGAGACGGTCTCCGTCGTGCTGCCCGCCCGGTGGGTCATCCAGAGGACGCCGGACAGCCTCCTTGCCGGCGACCTGGTGCTTCTGAAGGAAACCCCGGAAAAACCTTCCGCGGAGCTGGCCTCCGTCATCCGGTTCGCCCGGAGGGTCGGCGTCCGCGTGCTGCCGTATGCGGACAATCCCGGGACGAAGGAGGGATTCCTCGTCGGCATCGAAGGCGAGGAGGCGGACCGGGGAGCTCCCGTGGCGCTGATCGTTCCCGAAGGGGGCGGCCTCGCGGCGGCGGATTTCACCCTGAACGTGCTCGGCATCGTCCCGTCGGAGACCGAGCGGCTGCAGGTCGGCGGCGCCCGCGCGGGCTTCCAGCTCACGGTGCAGCCCGAAAGGACCTTCAGGGCGGGAGGGACGACCCACGTGGTGGATACCGGGAAGATCTCCGGCGCCATCCGGACCATCCTCAAGGATACGGGATACTCCGTGATCCACGTGGGGAAGCAGGAGTCGGGGCGCCAGGTCTTCGAGCGGATCGTGAAGGCGGCGGGAGGAACGGTGGAATCCCGGAAGGAGCACATCCTGTCCGGAGGGGGGGATTCCGGCTATACGGTCCGCCTGTCGGGGGCCGCGGTCTCCTTCCCGCCGGGACCCGGCGGGAAGGGACGGAAGGTCTTCCTGGTCCGCGGGAAGGCCCATTCGGCCACCCGCGCGCTCCTGCGGGATCTCGGGGTGGAAATTGTGGAGTGGTGATGTAAAATGAATATATAATAGGCGGAACGGCACCGGGGGGCATCCGAAATGGCTACCATGACGAACCGCGACCCGGCGCGCCGCTTGTCCGAGACATCCTCCCTGATGGGGGTACTGGATTTTCACCCACGGCCGGCCGTCGTCCTGGCTTTCCTGACGATTACGCTGGCGGTCGTGGGTTGGCGCATCTTCCGGGATGCCGGCGCGCCGAGGTTCGACGCCCTGACGGACGAGGCGATCGGCATCTATGCCGCCCTCCCGGCGGAAAGCGCGGGCGCCGCGCCGGTGGAGATCGATACTGCGGAAAAGCGGATCCTCGAGATCTCGGGCGTCCCGGTGCAGCTCCCCCGAGACGCGGCGGGATTCGTCGTCACCGGGCTGGGGCGGGAAACCGTGCGGAAGCGGCCCGCGGCGGCGCTGCGGTTCCGGTACGACACGGGTTCGTTCCTCCTGATCGTGTTCCGCCCGGAGCGGTTCCTGGGAGGCAGGGACCGGACGGACGTTCCGGAGGAGTCGCTCCTCTCGGGGGAGAAGGACGGGAGATCGTACGTTCTATGGGAGCGGGAAAAGGCCGCCTTCATCATGGTGTCCGACGTCGACGTGATCCGGGCCTTCGGCCTGGTCCGCCGTTTTTTCACCTGATCCGGGCCGGAAATCCCTACCCCTCTCTTAAGGAGGCAACGCCATGATCGTCGCCAACAGGATGAAGCCCGCTCCCGTGTTCGTTGACGAAGGGGACTCGATGAAGAAGGCGATGGATCTGCTGAAGGAGCACGAGATCCGTCACCTGCCCGTGCTGAAGGACGGCGATAAGCTCGTCGGGATCCTCTCCGAGCGGGACATCAAGCAGGCGTCTCCCTCCTCGGCGACCGCGCTGGAGATCCGGGAGATCTTCTACCTGCTCGACAAGATCAAGGTGAAGCAGATCATGACGCGGCGGCCCTACACCGTCTCTTCCACGACGCCCATCGAGGAAGCCGCCCTGATCATCCGGGAGAAGAAGATCGGCTGCCTGCCGGTGGTGGACAACGGCAAGCTCGTCGGGATCATCACGGAAACCGACATCATCGACGCCTTCATCGACGGGATGGGGGTGAACGGCCCCGGATACCGGGTCGAGCTGGTGCTTCCGAACCTGCCGGGGAAGCTGCTCGAGCTGCTCAAGCTGCTCAAGGATTTCGACGCGAACGTGGTGTCGCTGGCCACGATGCCGCACGACGAGCCGGACAAGATCGTCA
The genomic region above belongs to Thermodesulfobacteriota bacterium and contains:
- a CDS encoding LysM peptidoglycan-binding domain-containing protein; the protein is MKGWPLLPAALALFLLFPDRPAASQETEGRPQIFFEKKVYSDTAGGKRSFFETHVVEKGESLWKILGRSLPLTPERYAERLKEFRRANPQIADPSRLTPGQRILVPAPDREEIAPREGTVPYEVRKGDSLSRIFASRGVPGSRLKDYLEATRELNRSVDNVDLIYAGKTLRLPTEEYFAEAATPPSPDAGTASAPLTRDVASAQEQDAQAAGKPPAELLAPQASPPEVSVLGTGKGEKAPEAETAAPPATSPYRGLLSDVFDALGEAWMDKGTMFLPLPSGEELVLLLPDFPLVKFQGGEAALIDFRGGLPARVRDAITENWKYIQVVSLEGARGAGEAIDRILRVSGYHSVKDGLSRPLVIGETVSVVLPARWVIQRTPDSLLAGDLVLLKETPEKPSAELASVIRFARRVGVRVLPYADNPGTKEGFLVGIEGEEADRGAPVALIVPEGGGLAAADFTLNVLGIVPSETERLQVGGARAGFQLTVQPERTFRAGGTTHVVDTGKISGAIRTILKDTGYSVIHVGKQESGRQVFERIVKAAGGTVESRKEHILSGGGDSGYTVRLSGAAVSFPPGPGGKGRKVFLVRGKAHSATRALLRDLGVEIVEW
- a CDS encoding CBS and ACT domain-containing protein, whose product is MIVANRMKPAPVFVDEGDSMKKAMDLLKEHEIRHLPVLKDGDKLVGILSERDIKQASPSSATALEIREIFYLLDKIKVKQIMTRRPYTVSSTTPIEEAALIIREKKIGCLPVVDNGKLVGIITETDIIDAFIDGMGVNGPGYRVELVLPNLPGKLLELLKLLKDFDANVVSLATMPHDEPDKIVNIIRIEAKNYKVLKAAIKKAGFQLLSAD